In Deinococcus irradiatisoli, the genomic stretch CGTCCCTGGCCAACGCGCTGGGCATGGCGATGGCCCGGGACGCGCTGGGCCAGGACTACAAGGTGGCGGCAGTAATCGGCGACGGTGCGCTCACCGGCGGCATGGCGCTGGCGGCCCTGAACACCATCGGTGACAAGCAGCCGAACATGCTGATCGTGCTCAACGACAACGAGATGAGCATCTCGGAAAACGTCGGGGCGATGAGCCGCTTCATGCGCGGCCTGCAGGTGCAGAAGTGGTTTCAGGAAGGCGAGGGGGCCGGCAAAAAAGCCGTCAGCGCCTTCAGCAAACCGCTGGCCGACTTGATGAGCCGCGCCAAGAGCAGCACCCGCCACTTCTTCGATCCGGCCAGCATCAATCCGTTCGCGGCGATGGGCCTGCGCTACGTGGGGCCGGTGGACGGCCACGACGTGATCGAGATGGCCTGGCTGATGGAAAAGCTGCTCGACCTCGACGGCCCCACCATCCTGCACGTGGTGACCAAGAAGGGCAAGGGGCTCGACTTCGCCGAGGCCGATCCGATCAAGTGGCACGGCCCGGCTAAGTTCGATCCGGTGACGCACCAGTTCGCCGAAGGCCAGAAAACCTATTCGTGGAGCAACGCCTTCGGCGACGCCGTCACCGAACTCGCCCGGCTCGATCCGCGCCTCTTCGTGATCACGCCGGCCATGCGCGAGGGCTCGGGCCTGGTGGAGTACAGCCGCACCCACCCCAACCGCTACCTCGACGTCGGCATCGCCGAGGAGGTGGCGGTCACGGCGGCGGCGGGCATGGGATTGCAGGGCCTCAGGCCCGTCGTGGCGATCTATTCGAGCTTTTTGCAGCGTGCCTACGATCAGGTGGTCCACGACGTCGCCATCGAGCACGTGCCGGTGATCTTCGCCATCGACCGGGCCGGAGTGGTGGGGGCCGACGGGGCCACCCACAACGGCGTGTTCGATCTGTCGTTTCTGCGCAGCATTCCCGGCATGAAGATCGGCCTGCCCAAAGACGCCGCCGAACTGCGCGGCATGCTCAGGGAAGCGGTGCGCCTCGGCGGCCCGGTCGCCATCCGCTATCCGCGCGGCAACACCCCCCGCGTGCCGGAAGGCACCTGGCCCGAGCTGGAATGGGGCACCTGGGAGCGCCTCAAAGACGGCAACGACGTGGTGGTGCTGGCCGCCGGCAAAGCGCTCGACTACGCCCAGAGCGCCGTGCAGGGCCTGCCGGGCGTGGGCCTGATCAACGCCCGCTTCGTCAAGCCGCTCGACAGCGCCATGCTCAGGGACGTGGCCTCGCAGGCCCGCGCCCTGATCACGGTCGAAGACAACAGCGTGGTGGGCGGCTTCGGCGCGGCGGTGCTCGAAGAACTCAGCCGCCTGAAACTCAGAACCCCGGTGCGGGTGCTGGGCGTGCCGGACGAATTTCAGGAACACGCCAGCATCGAGCGGGTGCACGCGCTTTCCGGCATGGACGCGCCGGCCATTCGCACGGTGCTGGCCGAACTCGGCGTAGACGTACCGATTGAGGTCTGAGGGTTTGCCGCGCCCCCACCCCCTCCAGGTCGGCCGGTGAAGGCGTGGCTGGCGCGGCTGCGGCGCCTGATCGCCCGGCGGCTGAGCCTCAAGCAGCTGGCGCGCTTGCTGCAACCGGCCTTCGAGCGACTGCTCGAACTGCTCGACGCCCGCTTCACGGCCTTCATTCAGCCCCGGCGCCTCAAGGGTGACATCATCGTTACGGCCTATACCGGCTGGGGCACCCCTGAGCACCTCGAACTCACCGGGCGGGTGCTGCTGCCGCGCACGCTGCCGCCGCCCAAACGCGGCGACCCACGCTGGCGCAACTTCCGCAGCATCGTCCGGCGGCTGCTGTCGCGGGCGGTGGGCGGGGTCACGGTGCGCGGCACCCTGGAAGGCCTGACGGTCAGCGCCGTGTCGGACGCCGACGGCTTTTTCACTTTGGTGTGGGAGCGCCCTGGGGCCCCTGATCCGGCCCAGGACGGCTGGCTGGAAGCCGCGCTGCACATCCAGGGCCGCAGCAAGACCGTCTTCGCGCCGGTCCGGGTGGTGGGGCGGCCGCACTTCGGCATCATCAGCGACCTCGACGACACGGTGCTCAAGTCCGACGTGACCAGCCTGCCGCAGATGCTCGGCACGGTGCTGACCGGCAACGCCCGCACCCGGCTGCCGTTTCCCGGGGTCAGCGCCCTGTACCGGGGACTGGTGCGCGAGCAGGGCGGCCTGAATCCGATTTTCTACGTGTCGAGCAGCCCCTGGAATTTCTTCGATCTGCTGTGGACTTTTCTCAAGTACCGCCGCCTGCCGCTGGGGCCGATCTTTCTGCGCAACTGGGGCGCCGAACTGTTTTCCGGCAACGGGCACCACAAGCACGGCGTGATCGAGCGCCTGATGCAGCGCTATCCGGCCCTGGCTTTCGTGCTGATCGGCGACAGCGGCGAGCAGGATCCGGAAATCTACGCCGAGGTGGTGCGCCGGTACCCGGGCCGGGTGCTGGCGGTGTACATCCGCAAGGTCAGCGGCCCGGCCCGCGACGAGGGCGTTCACCAGCTGCGCGTCGAGGTGCAGAAGGCCGGAGTGGAGCTGGTGCTGGCCCGCGACTCGCTGGCCGCCGCCGCGCACGCCATGGCGCTGGGCCTGATCTCGCCGGGCGAACTGCGCAGCGTGATTCAGTCGGTGGCCAAATCCGCGCCGCCGACACCGTTCGCCGCAC encodes the following:
- the dxs gene encoding 1-deoxy-D-xylulose-5-phosphate synthase produces the protein MDDLPQLTRELRDEIVRVCSVGGLHLASSLGATDLIVALHYVLDSPRDRILFDVGHQAYAHKILTGRRALMPTLKKEGGLSGFTRVSESPHDAITVGHASTSLANALGMAMARDALGQDYKVAAVIGDGALTGGMALAALNTIGDKQPNMLIVLNDNEMSISENVGAMSRFMRGLQVQKWFQEGEGAGKKAVSAFSKPLADLMSRAKSSTRHFFDPASINPFAAMGLRYVGPVDGHDVIEMAWLMEKLLDLDGPTILHVVTKKGKGLDFAEADPIKWHGPAKFDPVTHQFAEGQKTYSWSNAFGDAVTELARLDPRLFVITPAMREGSGLVEYSRTHPNRYLDVGIAEEVAVTAAAGMGLQGLRPVVAIYSSFLQRAYDQVVHDVAIEHVPVIFAIDRAGVVGADGATHNGVFDLSFLRSIPGMKIGLPKDAAELRGMLREAVRLGGPVAIRYPRGNTPRVPEGTWPELEWGTWERLKDGNDVVVLAAGKALDYAQSAVQGLPGVGLINARFVKPLDSAMLRDVASQARALITVEDNSVVGGFGAAVLEELSRLKLRTPVRVLGVPDEFQEHASIERVHALSGMDAPAIRTVLAELGVDVPIEV
- a CDS encoding App1 family protein is translated as MKAWLARLRRLIARRLSLKQLARLLQPAFERLLELLDARFTAFIQPRRLKGDIIVTAYTGWGTPEHLELTGRVLLPRTLPPPKRGDPRWRNFRSIVRRLLSRAVGGVTVRGTLEGLTVSAVSDADGFFTLVWERPGAPDPAQDGWLEAALHIQGRSKTVFAPVRVVGRPHFGIISDLDDTVLKSDVTSLPQMLGTVLTGNARTRLPFPGVSALYRGLVREQGGLNPIFYVSSSPWNFFDLLWTFLKYRRLPLGPIFLRNWGAELFSGNGHHKHGVIERLMQRYPALAFVLIGDSGEQDPEIYAEVVRRYPGRVLAVYIRKVSGPARDEGVHQLRVEVQKAGVELVLARDSLAAAAHAMALGLISPGELRSVIQSVAKSAPPTPFAAR